Proteins encoded together in one Falco biarmicus isolate bFalBia1 chromosome 4, bFalBia1.pri, whole genome shotgun sequence window:
- the POLR2E gene encoding DNA-directed RNA polymerases I, II, and III subunit RPABC1: MDDEEETYRLWKIRKTIMQLCHDRGYLVTQDELDQTLEEFKAQFGDKPSEGRPRRTDLTVLVAHNDDPTDQMFVFFPEEPKVGIKTIKMYCQRMQEENITRALIVVQQGMTPSAKQSLVDMAPKYILEQFLQQELLINITEHELVPEHVVMTKEEVTELLARYKLRENQLPRIQAGDPVARYFGIKRGQVVKIIRPSETAGRYITYRLVQ; the protein is encoded by the exons ATGGACGACGAGGAGGAGACGTACCGGCTGTGGAAGATCCGTAAGACCATCATGCAGCTCTGCCACGACCGGGGCTACCTGGTGACCCAGGACGAGCTGGACCAGACGCTGGAGGAGTTCAAGGCGCAGTTCGGGGACAAGCCCAGCGAGGGCCGGCCCCGGCGGACCGACCTGACGGTGCTGGTGGCGCACAACGACGATCCCACCGACCAGATGTTCGTCTTCTTCCCCG AGGAGCCCAAGGTGGGAATAAAGACCATCAAGATGTACTGCCAGAGGATGCAGGAGGAGAACATCACCAGGGCGCTGATCGTGGTGCAGCAGGGCATGACCCCGTCGGCGAAGCAG TCCCTGGTGGATATGGCTCCCAAATACATCCTGGAGCAGTTCCTGCAGCAAGAGCTTCTTATCAACATCACAGAACACGAG TTGGTCCCAGAGCATGTTGTCATGACAAAGGAAGAAGTAACTGAGTTACTGGCCAGATA TAAGCTGAGGGAGAACCAGCTCCCAAGGATACAAGCTGGGGATCCTGTGGCCCGGTACTTCGGAATAAAACGTGGTCAG GTAGTGAAGATCATAAGACCGAGTGAAACTGCAGGCCGGTACATCACCTACAGGCTGGTGCAGTGA
- the GPX4 gene encoding phospholipid hydroperoxide glutathione peroxidase, with translation MGWARALRRALRCGAAVVQGPARSMCAQAEDWRSAKAIYDFHARDIDGTDVSLEKYRGCVCIITNVASKUGKTAVNYTQLVDLHARYAERGLRILGFPCNQFGKQEPGDDAQIKAFAEGYGVKFDMYSKIDVNGDDAHPLWKWMKEQPKGRGTLGNAIKWNFTKFLINREGQVVKRYSPMEDPYVIEKDLPAYL, from the exons aTGGGATGGGCGCGGGCGCTGCGGCGGGCACTGCGCTGCGGGGCAGCGGTGGTGCAGGGCCCGGCCCGGAGCATG TGTGCCCAGGCGGAGGATTGGCGCTCGGCCAAGGCCATCTATGACTTCCACGCCCGAGACATCGACGGCACCGACGTGTCCTTGGAGAAGTACCG gggctgcgTCTGCATCATCACCAACGTGGCTTCCAAATGAGGCAAAACCGCTGTAAACTACACTCAGCTTGTTGACCTGCACGCCCGATACGCTGAGAGGGGTTTACGCATCCTGGGTTTTCCCTGCAACCAGTTTGGAAAACAG GAACCCGGGGACGACGCTCAGATTAAGGCCTTTGCCGAAGGCTACGGTGTGAAGTTTGACATGTACAGCAAGATCGACGTCAACGGGGACGATGCCCACCCGCTCTGGAAATGGATGAAGGAGCAGCCCAAAGGAAGAGGCACCCTGGGCAA TGCAATAAAATGGAACTTCACGAAG TTCCTCATTAACCGGGAGGGCCAAGTGGTGAAGAGGTACAGTCCGATGGAGGATCCCTAT GTGATTGAAAAGGACCTGCCTGCCTACTTGTAG